The genomic stretch TACAACCTGTTAATTGGAAAGCTAAGGCTAAATCTTCAGGAAGAAAATTGAAAGCCCATCCTGTCAAAGTTGTCAAGGTTGAATATCTAGGCGAACAAATAACTTACGATCTAGAAGTTGCTGGAAAATGGCATAATTTTGTAGGCAATGGCATCGTTGTTCATAATTCTTTTCGTTATACGGGGCAAAGAATTATTGATGTTGCTGCGGGAATAAAGGATGTTGAAGATGTGTTTTATTTGCGTCCGGTAGGAAAGTATACTAATCGCCAAGGTAAGCGTTATTTTTATTCCGAAGAACAGCGCCAAGAAGATGTAAAATGGTGTAAAGATGCTTGTAAACGCTATCAACAAAGCATTGCTGAGGGTTTAGCAGAAGAACACGCTAGGGGTTTGATTCCTTTTGATGCTAGACAGCATTTTGTTTTGAGTTGTAATCTGCGATCGCTACTTCATTTACTCGATTTACGTTGGAAAAAAGATGCTCAATTGGAAGCGCAAAAGTTTTGCGAATTGCTGTTTGTGCATCTTCAACAATGGACTCCCGCCGTGGCAGAATGGTATCTGGAATCTCGCGCTAAAAAAGCGAAATTATCTCCTTGACTTTCAAGCTTTTATATGATATGCAGATTTTATTTCGACCAATTGCGGCGGAAATCGAAAAAGCGATCGCATAAGTTGAGTAAAGTCTTATTTTCACTGAGGCGCTGTCTTTCCCCTTCTCTAGCAGTTTTGGCGATAATTTCTGCTAAAGTGGGGGAAGGAAAATAAATTTTAGCCAGATCGCTAAGTTTAATTTTCTGCTGAATAGCTACAGCGATCGCGCTAATTAATTCTCCTGCTTCGACACCGACAATATGCGCTCCTAAAATCTCTCCCTGACGACGGATGATAAATTTACAAAATCCTGTCGTTTCGCCCAAAATTTGTGCTCTAGCATTACTCTGAAAATATTCTCGCACGACAAATACTTCTTTACCATAACGCTGTCTTGCTTGGGCTTCTGTCATCCCAACTCTTGCTAAATTTGGTTCGGTAAAAATTGTCCAAGGAAGATAACTATAATCGACTTTAAATAGCGGGAAAAACAAAGCATTTTTTAAAGCAATCTTAGTTTCATATTCAGCAATATGGGGAAATTGATAGCCACCAATTACGTCTCCACAAGCATAAATTCGCCGATTAGTTGTTTGCAATTTTTCGTTAACTTTAATACCCTCGCGCCCAAATTGAACGCCTACACTAGCTAAATTTAAACCTGCAACATTCGCTTGTTTTTCACCAACAAAAATAATTTCTTCAGTTTCCAGCGCTCGATTTCCTACTTGTATCCATTTAGTTTGCTCAATTTTTTTGATTTGCGTAAGTGGACTTTGAGTAATAACTCGCACTTTTTCCGCTTCTAACTCAGCTTGAATAAGCATCGCAGCTTCGCCATCTTCCGCGAGCAAAATCCGTTCATTGGGAATTACTAAAGTAATTTTTTTACCTAGTTTAGCTAGATTTTGAGCTAAGACAATTGCTTGAGGATCGCCCCCAACTACCATTAAATTTTCTGGCAGAGGTTGCAATTTATTTTGCTGCCAAATATC from Oscillatoria salina IIICB1 encodes the following:
- a CDS encoding dihydrolipoyl dehydrogenase family protein; the encoded protein is MAVEYDLIVIGASREGIYAALTGARFNARVALVEQGISQQNHAWGEIIKSRTLSHKTRLHQFLELEKLATEVSFSIQDRLAAAGEWATEVLSTLAEESASAVLATVGVDVIQGFGEFVRLPNQAFVVEKRRLLSRTYLVATGAHLVVPKVAGIEEISYLKIDDIWQQNKLQPLPENLMVVGGDPQAIVLAQNLAKLGKKITLVIPNERILLAEDGEAAMLIQAELEAEKVRVITQSPLTQIKKIEQTKWIQVGNRALETEEIIFVGEKQANVAGLNLASVGVQFGREGIKVNEKLQTTNRRIYACGDVIGGYQFPHIAEYETKIALKNALFFPLFKVDYSYLPWTIFTEPNLARVGMTEAQARQRYGKEVFVVREYFQSNARAQILGETTGFCKFIIRRQGEILGAHIVGVEAGELISAIAVAIQQKIKLSDLAKIYFPSPTLAEIIAKTAREGERQRLSENKTLLNLCDRFFDFRRNWSK